Below is a window of Candidatus Methylomirabilota bacterium DNA.
AGGCGCCGGAGCGCCGCGCGCAGCTCGGGGAGCCCCGCGCCCGTCTTCGCCGACACGGGGACGATCGGCGCGCCCGCGAGGAAGGTCCCGCGCGCGAGGCCGGCGACGTCCTCGCGCACGAGCTCGAGCCAGTCGGGCTCGACGAGGTCGGTTTTCGTCAGCGCCACGAGGCCGCGGGGGATGCGCAGGAGGGAGCAGATCGCCAGGTGCTCGCGCGTCTGCGGCATCACGCCCTCGTCGGCCGCGATCACCAGCATGGCGAGGTCGATGCCGCCGACCCCGGCGAGCATGTTCTTCACGAAGCGCTCGTGGCCGGGGACGTCCACGATCTCGATCGTGAGCCCGCCCGGCTCCTCGAGGAACGCGAAGCCCAGGTCGATCGTGATGCCGCGCGCCTTCTCCTCGGGGAGGCGGTCGGTGTCGATCCCGGTCAGCGCCTTGACCAGCGAGGTCTTGCCGTGGTCGATGTGGCCGGCCGTGCCGACGACGACGTGCTTCACAGCGCCGCCGCGGCCCGGACCAGCGCCTGCGCGAGCGTCGGCACCTGTGACCGGAGCACCGTGCGGCAATCGAGGAACAGCCGGTCCTCGCTGAGGCGCCCGATCACCGGGGGCTCGCCCGTGCGGAGCGCCTCATCGAGGCGGCGCGCGTCGGCCCCGGTCCTGCCGGCGGCGAGGCCGGCCGAGGGCAGCTCGACCGTCGGCAGCGCCCCCCCGCCGACCTGCGCGTGGTCCTCGTCGACCCGCAGCCCGAGCCGCTCGCGCGGCTCGGGCGGCACGGCCCGCAGGACGCGCCGCGCCCGGCGCAGCACGTCCGCGAGCGGCTCGGTCAGCATCTGGAGCGTCGGGATCGTCTCGCGCGCCGCCCCGGCCTCGTAGGCGTAGAGCGTGGCCTCGAGCGCGGCGAGCGTGAGCTTGTCGATCCGGAGCGCGCGGTTCCACGGGTTCTTCTTGAGGCGCGCGACGATCGCCCGCGTGCCGACGATGATGCCGGCCTGGGGCCCGCCGAGGAGCTTGTCGCCGGAGAAGGTCACGACGTCGACGCCGGACGCCACCACCTCGGGGACGGCCGGCTCGTAGGGGAAGCCGTACGGGCGGAGGTCGAGCAGCGAGCCCGAGCCGAGGTCCTCCATGACGGGAATCGAGCGCTCGCGGCCGAGCGCGGCGAGCTCGCTCGAGCTCACCCCGGCCGTGAAGCCGACGACGCGGTAGTTCGAGGTGTGGACTTTCAGGAGGAGGCCCGTGCTCGGGCCGATCGCGTCGGTGTAGTCCCGGAGGTGCGTCCGGTTCGTCGTGCCGACCTCGCGGAGCACGGCGCCGCTCCGGAGCATGATATCGGGGATCCGGAACTCGCCGCCGATCTCGATCAGCTCGCCGCGGGAGACGACGACCTCGCGGCCGTGGGCGAGCGTCTCGAGGGCGAGCAGCACGGCGGCGGCATTGTTGTTGACGACGAGCGCGTCCTCGGCGCCCGTCAGCGCGCGGAGCAGCCGCTCGACGTGGCTGTAGCGCGAGCCCCGCTCCTTGGTCGCGAGGTCCAGCTCGAGGTTGGAGTAGGCGGAGGCCACGGCCGTCATCCGCTCGAGGGCGAGCGGGCTCAGGAGCGCCCGCCCGAGGTTCGTGTGGAGCACGACGCCCTGGGCGTTCACGACGGGCCGGAGCGAGAACCGTCCCGCCCGCCGCGCCGCCTCCACGACGCGCGCCGCCAGCGCCTCGGCGTCGCTCGGCGACGCCTGGCTCGCGAGCACGCGGCGGCGCTCGGCCTCGAGCGTCTCGCGCACGAGCGCGGTCAGCCGCGCGCGCGGGATCCCGCGGAGCTCGGGGGCGGCCGCGAGCCGGCGCAGCAGCTGGTCGACGGACGGCAGGCTGCGGAGCGCGGCGGCGCGGTCAGCGCTCATCGAGCGCGGCCTCGACCTTCTTCCGGACGCGGGCGATGACCTCCTGTGTCTCGTGACGCCACGCCTGGGCCGTCCACTTCCCCTCGCCACCCTGCCCGCCGCGGCGGACGGCCTCCTCGACGAGGCCGGCCCACAGCTCGTCCAGGTCGGCGGCGGAGAGGCCCTGGCCGCGGAGCGCGCGCGCCCATTCGGTGGCGAGGCCGTCGATGAGCTTGTCGCGCTCGGCGGCGAGGCGCCGCGCCTTGCGGATGAGGTCGGCGAGCCGTGACGCCATGGGCTACGGTCGGACGAGCTCGCGGACGGTGTCCAGGAGGTTCGCCTCGAACCGCCCCGTCGACGCGCACGCGTACACGGGCCCGGGCCGGAGCTGGCCGCTCGAGCCCCGGCGGTACATGTGCGTGCGCATCTTCGAATTGACCTGGATCTTCGTCCGCCCGCCGTCGGGCTCGGCGAAGACCGTGAACGCGACGACCGCGTCGCCCTCGAGCAGCTCGTCGCCGACGCGCCCGCAGTCGGCGTAGACACCGATCGGCGCGACGAAGTCGTCGGAGGCGATGACGCCCGAGTCGCGGGCGACGGCCCGCAGCGGCACGTTCTCCCGGGCGAGGGCGCGGACGATCGCCGCCCACGTCGCGTCGTAGCCCGCCTCGATCTCGGCCCGATGCGGCGGCGGCGCGAGCGGCGAGACGTACGGGCGGCCGCAGCCGGCGGCGACGAGGGGGAGCACGACGAGGGCCGCGAGCCTACTTGTGATGGTCGATGCCACGGTAGGCCTCGATGAAACGGACGATGCGTCCCCCGTCGTAGTCGTCGAGCGTCTCGAGGCGCGTCCAGGCGGTGAGCGCGATCCGGCTCTTCATCGTGGGATACGGCGCGAGGACGACGTGCCTGTCGTACTTCTGGACGATCGCACGGAGCTTCGCGACGAGCTCCGGGCACTCGCAGCTGTACTGGACGAGCACGCCGCCGTCCTCGAGGTTGTGGACCTGGAGCTCGGGGGGGATCGGCCGCGTGTGCACGCCCCAGGGCGCGATGTACGGCAGGTGCGGCCCCGAGGTGGGCGGGTCCGAGTTGTAGGGCGCGTGCGGCGTCTCCACCGTGGGGATGTGCTGGTTCCCGAGGTCGGCGAGTTGCTGACCCGGCAGGTTCGCCACGGCGCGGTAGGCGAACCAGGCCACGACGGCCGCGGCGACGACGACCGCCGCGCTCGTGAGGAACAGGCGCTGCCGTCGGGGCATCCGCCGTCTCGCCTTCGACCGCTGGTCGTGCTTGGCCACGCGTCTCCTGATGGCGGAAGCGTATGGGAGTCGAACCCATCGACCGTTTGTCTAGAACGGTCCACCGGATTTGAAGTCCGGGAGGCCCACCGGGTTCCTAGACGCTTCCGGCGCTCTTTCGATCCGGGCTCGAGCCTTAAGCTTTAAGAGTGTAACACCGAGCATTCGGTTGTCGTTCGGGTGACAAGCTTCTGCCCGGCGTGACGCCCG
It encodes the following:
- a CDS encoding DUF3105 domain-containing protein; its protein translation is MAKHDQRSKARRRMPRRQRLFLTSAAVVVAAAVVAWFAYRAVANLPGQQLADLGNQHIPTVETPHAPYNSDPPTSGPHLPYIAPWGVHTRPIPPELQVHNLEDGGVLVQYSCECPELVAKLRAIVQKYDRHVVLAPYPTMKSRIALTAWTRLETLDDYDGGRIVRFIEAYRGIDHHK
- the selA gene encoding L-seryl-tRNA(Sec) selenium transferase, whose translation is MSADRAAALRSLPSVDQLLRRLAAAPELRGIPRARLTALVRETLEAERRRVLASQASPSDAEALAARVVEAARRAGRFSLRPVVNAQGVVLHTNLGRALLSPLALERMTAVASAYSNLELDLATKERGSRYSHVERLLRALTGAEDALVVNNNAAAVLLALETLAHGREVVVSRGELIEIGGEFRIPDIMLRSGAVLREVGTTNRTHLRDYTDAIGPSTGLLLKVHTSNYRVVGFTAGVSSSELAALGRERSIPVMEDLGSGSLLDLRPYGFPYEPAVPEVVASGVDVVTFSGDKLLGGPQAGIIVGTRAIVARLKKNPWNRALRIDKLTLAALEATLYAYEAGAARETIPTLQMLTEPLADVLRRARRVLRAVPPEPRERLGLRVDEDHAQVGGGALPTVELPSAGLAAGRTGADARRLDEALRTGEPPVIGRLSEDRLFLDCRTVLRSQVPTLAQALVRAAAAL
- a CDS encoding GTP-binding protein, encoding MKHVVVGTAGHIDHGKTSLVKALTGIDTDRLPEEKARGITIDLGFAFLEEPGGLTIEIVDVPGHERFVKNMLAGVGGIDLAMLVIAADEGVMPQTREHLAICSLLRIPRGLVALTKTDLVEPDWLELVREDVAGLARGTFLAGAPIVPVSAKTGAGLPELRAALRRL